A region from the Arthrobacter roseus genome encodes:
- a CDS encoding M18 family aminopeptidase, whose translation MTSAVDHITDLGSYIGASPSSFHAVQEAARRLDAAGFTRLDEATQWPQGAGNRYIVRDGALIAWVVPESATATTGFHILGAHTDSPSFKLKPKATIGRNGWLQAGVEVYGGPLLNSWLDRELCLAGRLVTLDGEEHLVATGPMLRFPQLAIHLDRQVNDSLKLDKQQHMNPIWGIGDPSEADLLGLLAGETGLCAEDIGGYDVVVADTQEGRIFGAEDEFFAAGRMDNLSSVHAGLEALVSVAGAKDGPIAVLAAFDHEEIGSASRSGAAGPILEDVLHRISDGLDAGSSDRLRAFADSVCVSADAGHAVHPNYSDRHDPANHPLLNGGPLLKINANQRYATDAQGAALWARLCRDAEVPYQEFVSNNVMPCGSTIGPLTATRLGIRTVDVGIALLSMHSARELCGVQDPFRLSTVVQRFFTE comes from the coding sequence ATGACTTCCGCTGTTGACCACATCACAGATCTTGGCTCCTATATTGGTGCTTCCCCCTCGAGTTTTCACGCCGTTCAGGAGGCTGCACGACGCCTCGACGCCGCCGGTTTCACCCGGTTGGACGAGGCCACGCAATGGCCTCAGGGTGCAGGAAACCGGTACATCGTCCGCGATGGCGCGCTGATCGCGTGGGTAGTGCCGGAGAGTGCGACGGCGACGACGGGCTTTCATATCCTGGGGGCACACACTGACTCGCCGTCGTTCAAGCTGAAGCCCAAGGCCACCATCGGACGTAACGGCTGGCTGCAGGCCGGCGTCGAAGTCTATGGTGGGCCGTTGCTGAACTCGTGGCTGGATCGTGAGCTGTGCCTTGCTGGCCGGTTGGTCACGCTCGACGGCGAGGAGCACCTGGTCGCCACCGGACCCATGCTGCGATTCCCTCAGCTCGCGATCCACCTGGACCGGCAGGTCAACGATTCCCTGAAGCTCGACAAGCAGCAGCACATGAACCCCATCTGGGGGATCGGGGACCCGTCCGAGGCGGACTTGCTGGGTCTGTTGGCGGGGGAGACGGGACTGTGCGCGGAGGACATCGGCGGGTACGACGTCGTTGTCGCCGATACTCAGGAGGGCCGAATCTTCGGTGCGGAGGACGAGTTTTTTGCCGCGGGCAGGATGGACAATCTGTCCTCTGTGCACGCAGGGCTTGAGGCGCTGGTATCCGTGGCAGGAGCCAAGGACGGGCCCATCGCGGTCCTCGCCGCATTCGATCACGAGGAAATCGGGAGTGCCTCCCGTTCAGGTGCTGCCGGTCCTATTCTCGAGGACGTGCTGCACCGAATTTCGGACGGGCTCGACGCCGGTTCCTCGGACCGGTTGCGGGCATTCGCTGATTCGGTGTGCGTTTCTGCTGACGCAGGGCATGCTGTGCACCCCAATTATTCGGACCGCCACGATCCGGCAAACCACCCACTTCTCAATGGTGGACCGCTGCTGAAAATCAACGCGAATCAGCGTTATGCCACGGACGCGCAGGGTGCTGCGCTGTGGGCGCGGCTCTGCCGGGATGCGGAGGTGCCGTACCAGGAGTTCGTGTCCAATAACGTGATGCCGTGTGGTTCAACGATTGGTCCGCTGACGGCAACGCGCCTCGGGATCCGGACGGTCGACGTTGGCATTGCGTTGCTGTCGATGCACTCGGCCCGTGAGCTCTGTGGCGTCCAGGACCCGTTCAGACTGTCCACAGTTGTCCAGCGGTTCTTCACCGAATAG
- a CDS encoding response regulator, translated as MTEVVDPKIRILLVDDQPLLRMGFRLILEGEDDFEVVGEAVDGADAVRQVAVQETDVVLMDVRMPVMDGIEATRRIAAASCARIIILTTFDLDEYAFSGLQAGASAFLLKDVAPQELVQAVRLVASGDAVVAPRITQRLLETYVRSLPAPAQSPPPRDPLLDELTPREREVLGAIAEGLSNAEIAQGFFLSETTVKTHVRRVLSKLHLRDRVQVVVYAYETGLVTPSQGLDY; from the coding sequence ATGACCGAGGTTGTAGATCCCAAAATCAGGATCCTCTTGGTGGATGACCAGCCGCTGCTGAGGATGGGTTTCCGGCTCATCCTTGAGGGCGAGGATGACTTCGAGGTCGTGGGCGAAGCGGTGGACGGCGCGGATGCTGTGCGGCAGGTTGCGGTGCAGGAGACCGACGTCGTGCTCATGGATGTCCGGATGCCGGTTATGGACGGGATCGAGGCGACGAGGCGCATCGCTGCGGCCTCGTGCGCGAGGATTATTATCCTGACCACGTTTGACCTGGATGAGTACGCATTCTCAGGGTTGCAGGCAGGGGCATCGGCCTTTCTCCTCAAGGATGTTGCACCGCAGGAGCTGGTACAGGCGGTCCGTTTGGTGGCTAGTGGGGACGCCGTCGTCGCGCCCCGGATCACCCAGCGCCTACTCGAAACGTACGTCCGCTCCCTTCCCGCGCCGGCCCAGTCACCGCCGCCTCGTGACCCGTTGCTGGATGAGCTGACGCCGCGTGAACGTGAAGTGCTCGGAGCTATCGCCGAGGGACTGTCCAACGCGGAGATCGCCCAGGGGTTCTTCCTGTCCGAAACAACCGTGAAAACCCATGTGCGTCGTGTCCTCAGCAAGCTCCACCTGCGGGACCGGGTCCAGGTTGTGGTCTACGCCTACGAAACAGGGCTGGTCACTCCCAGTCAGGGCCTCGACTACTAG
- a CDS encoding glycosyltransferase family 2 protein, translated as MRRRNLHRLVGVFIAVAVAAAAALLWLAIVIQGPEVAEPSARHIVVGIWDVLYDAEAPSLWVILVAVAFALLLAAGVALLERRISNSSRRSAGRVTVPLAPRGIMEATRGTYAGPVTVTVVVPAHNEEASLPSTLESLLHQSHRPERIIVVADNCTDATVELAHRAGVDVFESVGNTKKKAGALNQVLSQILPDQGLNDVVMVMDADTRLDDGFLASAVRRFTEDRALMAVGGLFYGETGHGLIGQFQRNEYVRYAREMQRRRGRVFVLTGTASLFRPTALLTVAEQRGKTIPGRLGDVYDTAALTEDNELTIALKSLGGLMISPADCTVVTELMPSWRTLWAQRLRWQRGALENLGAYGVTPQTVRYWAQQLGIGYGVIALSSYLLLILLTVFALDAWVLFPFWLGVGLLFMLERMITVWKGGWRARLLALTLFPELLFDMFLNVVYVKGIIDISLGRTADWKHVVHAGPRASDEASS; from the coding sequence ATGCGTAGACGCAATCTGCATCGGCTGGTAGGCGTCTTTATCGCTGTGGCGGTTGCCGCAGCTGCGGCGCTTCTCTGGTTGGCGATCGTCATCCAGGGTCCTGAGGTGGCTGAACCCTCGGCCCGCCACATCGTCGTTGGTATCTGGGATGTTCTCTATGATGCTGAGGCGCCGTCGTTGTGGGTCATTCTTGTTGCCGTGGCGTTCGCACTTCTGCTGGCAGCCGGCGTCGCGCTGTTGGAACGGCGCATCAGCAACTCGTCCCGTCGATCTGCTGGTCGAGTAACGGTTCCACTGGCTCCACGCGGGATCATGGAGGCCACACGAGGCACTTATGCGGGCCCGGTAACGGTCACAGTCGTGGTCCCTGCCCACAACGAAGAAGCGTCGCTGCCTTCCACTTTGGAGTCGCTGCTTCATCAGTCGCACCGGCCGGAGCGCATCATCGTTGTGGCGGATAACTGCACGGACGCCACGGTTGAGCTGGCTCACAGAGCCGGTGTGGACGTGTTCGAGTCGGTGGGGAACACAAAGAAGAAAGCGGGCGCTCTGAACCAGGTGCTGAGCCAGATCCTTCCCGATCAGGGTTTGAATGACGTTGTCATGGTGATGGACGCCGATACAAGGCTCGACGACGGATTCCTGGCCTCTGCTGTGCGCCGTTTCACCGAAGACAGGGCCCTGATGGCTGTTGGTGGGCTCTTCTATGGAGAGACCGGGCATGGACTGATTGGGCAGTTCCAACGCAATGAGTATGTCCGCTACGCCCGGGAGATGCAGCGCCGACGTGGACGCGTGTTTGTGCTCACTGGAACGGCGTCTCTATTTCGGCCTACGGCGCTTCTGACTGTCGCGGAACAGCGGGGGAAGACCATTCCTGGAAGACTGGGAGACGTTTACGACACGGCGGCCTTGACCGAGGACAACGAGCTGACGATTGCCCTGAAGTCTCTTGGCGGGCTCATGATCTCCCCGGCAGATTGCACCGTCGTCACGGAGTTGATGCCCTCATGGCGTACTTTGTGGGCGCAGCGGTTGCGGTGGCAGCGAGGCGCCCTCGAAAATCTTGGCGCCTACGGTGTCACTCCACAGACGGTCCGGTACTGGGCGCAGCAGCTCGGCATTGGATATGGGGTGATTGCCTTGTCCTCGTACCTGCTCCTCATTCTGTTGACGGTCTTCGCTTTGGACGCCTGGGTTTTGTTCCCGTTCTGGTTGGGCGTGGGACTCCTCTTCATGCTGGAGCGAATGATCACGGTGTGGAAGGGCGGATGGCGGGCCAGACTATTGGCGTTGACGCTCTTTCCGGAGCTCCTCTTCGACATGTTTCTCAACGTTGTCTACGTGAAGGGCATCATCGACATTTCGTTGGGCAGGACAGCGGACTGGAAACATGTGGTTCACGCTGGTCCGCGCGCAAGCGATGAGGCTTCGTCATGA